A window from Solanum stenotomum isolate F172 chromosome 5, ASM1918654v1, whole genome shotgun sequence encodes these proteins:
- the LOC125865702 gene encoding NAC domain-containing protein 104-like: protein MGDNNNVKLPPGFWFCPSDEELIVHFLHRKTSLLPCHPDVIPDLHLHHYDPWDLDGKAMTGGNKWYFYSRRTHETSRITNNGYWKPLGVDETILSTSNHNLGMKKYYTFYMGQPPQGHKTNWLMQEYSHISHSSPSPSSSRRRRSQSKTDYSKWVICRVYESNCDSDENDDPELSCLDEVFLSLDDLDDDEISLPH from the exons ATGGGGGATAATAATAATGTGAAGCTACCACCTGGTTTTTGGTTTTGCCCATCAGATGAAGAGCTAATTGTTCATTTTCTTCATCGCAAGACATCTCTATTACCTTGTCATCCTGATGTTATTCCtgatcttcatcttcatcattaTGATCCTTGGGATTTGGATG GAAAAGCAATGACAGGAGGAAATAAATGGTATTTCTATAGCAGGAGAACACATGAGACCTCTAGAATCACAAACAATGGTTATTGGAAACctttgggagttgatgaaacAATCTTGTCAACTTCTAATCACAACCTTGGAATGAAGAAATACTATACATTTTACATGGGTCAGCCACCACAAGGCCATAAAACCAATTGGCTAATGCAAGAATATAGCCACATCTCTCATTCTTCACCTTCACCAAGTAGCagtcgaagaagaagaagtcaatcAAAAACT GACTATAGTAAATGGGTAATTTGTCGTGTATATGAAAGCAACTGTGACAGCGACGAAAATGATGACCCGGAGCTTTCATGTTTGGATGAAGTGTTCCTTTCATTAGATGATCTTGATGATGATGAGATTAGTTTGCCacattag